One Candidatus Rokuibacteriota bacterium DNA window includes the following coding sequences:
- a CDS encoding 4Fe-4S binding protein — protein MDTLNPAAIAGSAIILGGVGLFFAALIAVTNRKFRVWEDPRIDVVAGLLPGANCGACGQPGCRAFAEQVVQGAIAPASCTVASPDVRTDIAAYLGVDVGQAVQRVARLLCAGGRDVAPARADYRGLGTCKAAAAVAGGQKGCVWGCLGLADCEVACTFDAIYMNEAELPVVIPARCTACGDCVTACPKDLFTIMPMEHRLLVQCKSLLEGESAERLCRVACNGCGRCVMDAAPGVIAMKNGLAVVDYAKNDLAGPEATRRCPTGAIVWVEGAQFARRAPAPAALRPAEEVVA, from the coding sequence GTGGACACGCTGAACCCGGCAGCCATCGCCGGCTCTGCCATCATCCTCGGCGGGGTCGGCCTCTTCTTCGCCGCCCTGATCGCCGTCACGAACCGCAAGTTCCGGGTCTGGGAGGATCCGCGGATCGATGTGGTGGCCGGGCTCCTGCCCGGCGCCAACTGCGGGGCCTGCGGCCAGCCCGGCTGCCGGGCCTTCGCCGAGCAGGTCGTCCAGGGGGCCATCGCGCCGGCGTCGTGCACGGTGGCGAGCCCTGACGTCCGGACTGACATCGCCGCGTACCTGGGGGTCGACGTCGGCCAGGCCGTGCAGAGAGTCGCCCGCCTGCTCTGCGCGGGCGGGCGGGACGTGGCGCCGGCTCGCGCCGACTACCGGGGGCTCGGCACGTGCAAGGCCGCAGCCGCGGTGGCCGGCGGCCAGAAGGGTTGCGTGTGGGGGTGCCTCGGCCTCGCAGACTGCGAGGTGGCCTGCACGTTCGACGCGATCTACATGAACGAGGCCGAACTGCCGGTGGTGATCCCGGCCAGGTGCACGGCCTGCGGGGACTGCGTCACGGCCTGTCCCAAGGATCTCTTCACCATCATGCCGATGGAGCACCGGCTCCTCGTGCAGTGCAAGAGCCTGCTCGAGGGCGAGAGCGCCGAGCGGCTCTGCCGCGTCGCCTGCAACGGCTGCGGCAGGTGCGTCATGGACGCTGCCCCGGGCGTCATCGCCATGAAGAACGGGCTGGCGGTCGTGGACTACGCGAAGAACGACCTGGCGGGACCGGAAGCCACGCGCCGGTGTCCCACGGGAGCCATCGTCTGGGTGGAGGGCGCGCAGTTCGCTCGCCGTGCCCCCGCCCCGGCGGCGCTCCGGCCCGCCGAGGAGGTAGTGGCATGA